Proteins encoded together in one Terriglobus saanensis SP1PR4 window:
- a CDS encoding Gfo/Idh/MocA family oxidoreductase gives MVKPVQGEIKVGVVGYGLAGRVFHTPFVSAVPGLVLSGIVQRSGDSAARAWPDATIFRGFEDLLASDVDLIVIATPNATHAPMAMQALRRGKHVVVDKPMAGTWSDALAMEKLAKELGLLLAPFHCSRWHGDFVTLQSLIEARTLGRLVTVEAKMDRFRPILRQGTWKEEESEENGILLDLGPHMVDQMIALLGRPVSVTADVRRDRAGSKIADAFDLGLEFEREGAPVHVRLQATLIGAAPGPRFVAHGTHGSFVKNGIDQQQNLVDSGGRVPRLDEATEWWREEEQFWGELTTAADPAVPAALEKRRVPTIPSDYRGYYANIRDVLRGEAELAVTPQDGARTIRLLELAMQSSATRTTVAVSDTDWEKE, from the coding sequence ATGGTAAAGCCGGTCCAAGGTGAGATTAAGGTTGGCGTCGTCGGATATGGTCTCGCGGGACGCGTCTTCCATACGCCCTTCGTTTCGGCGGTTCCTGGGCTCGTTCTGAGCGGAATCGTCCAACGCTCCGGCGATTCGGCGGCCCGCGCCTGGCCTGACGCCACAATCTTTCGCGGCTTTGAGGACCTTCTCGCGAGCGACGTCGATCTGATCGTCATCGCAACTCCCAACGCAACCCATGCGCCCATGGCAATGCAGGCCCTTCGACGCGGCAAGCACGTCGTCGTAGACAAGCCGATGGCGGGAACATGGAGCGATGCCCTGGCCATGGAGAAGCTCGCTAAAGAGCTTGGCCTGCTCCTCGCGCCCTTCCACTGCTCGCGCTGGCACGGGGATTTCGTCACGCTGCAATCCCTGATCGAAGCACGCACCCTCGGTCGCCTGGTCACGGTCGAAGCCAAGATGGACCGCTTTCGTCCCATCCTTCGCCAGGGTACGTGGAAGGAAGAAGAGAGCGAAGAAAACGGAATTCTCCTCGACCTGGGACCACACATGGTGGATCAGATGATCGCTCTGCTTGGAAGACCCGTCTCTGTCACCGCAGACGTACGGAGAGACCGCGCGGGGTCGAAGATCGCCGACGCCTTCGATCTGGGTCTGGAGTTTGAACGCGAGGGCGCACCAGTCCACGTACGACTGCAGGCCACGCTGATCGGTGCGGCTCCGGGACCGCGTTTTGTCGCGCACGGAACCCACGGCAGCTTTGTAAAAAACGGGATCGACCAGCAGCAAAATCTCGTCGACAGCGGCGGCCGTGTTCCCAGGCTCGATGAAGCGACCGAGTGGTGGCGCGAGGAAGAACAGTTCTGGGGAGAACTCACCACCGCCGCGGATCCTGCCGTTCCCGCAGCGCTCGAAAAACGCCGCGTTCCCACGATTCCCAGCGATTATCGCGGCTATTACGCCAACATACGCGATGTGCTCCGCGGAGAAGCAGAACTGGCCGTCACACCACAAGACGGCGCTCGCACGATTCGTCTGCTGGAACTTGCCATGCAGAGCAGCGCCACACGCACAACCGTCGCCGTGAGCGACACCGATTGGGAGAAGGAATAG
- the argJ gene encoding bifunctional glutamate N-acetyltransferase/amino-acid acetyltransferase ArgJ encodes MASVRKELPKGFRWAAVKAGIKASGRPDLAVAVADTAATAAVMFTKNQVVAAPIIVGREFMTATGGRVRAVVVNAGNANCATGKAGLDAAYATCKSAAEIFECPQNEVFPSSTGIIGVPLPVEKLLAGLPIAAAGLGSRPADAEAFAKAIMTTDTKLKVSQGCVEDGANSVHIFGTCKGAGMIGPQLGPPHATMLVYLFTDLAIGAEDLRGLLGPAVESSFNSISVDGDTSTNDTVLLLASGASSVNWDAASTAVRSSFTKELQRVCDELAHAVIDDGEGATHVVTLDITSARSNTEAKTIAKSIAHSPLCKTAWSSADPNWGRLLAAAGYSGVEFDLEKVRITIEGLPVFENGVRAEAFDEAATHAVMREREYTISIDMGQGDGSCRFLTCDLTVEYVHINADYST; translated from the coding sequence ATGGCTTCAGTACGCAAAGAGCTGCCGAAGGGATTTCGCTGGGCGGCAGTCAAGGCAGGCATTAAAGCAAGTGGACGGCCCGATCTCGCCGTCGCGGTCGCAGATACAGCAGCTACAGCGGCCGTAATGTTTACGAAAAATCAGGTCGTCGCCGCGCCCATCATCGTAGGCAGAGAGTTCATGACCGCGACCGGTGGCCGCGTGCGCGCCGTAGTGGTCAACGCGGGCAACGCAAACTGTGCGACGGGAAAAGCCGGTCTTGATGCAGCCTACGCCACCTGCAAAAGCGCAGCCGAGATCTTCGAATGTCCGCAAAACGAAGTCTTCCCTTCTTCCACCGGCATCATCGGCGTTCCTCTGCCCGTAGAAAAGCTTCTTGCGGGCTTGCCGATTGCTGCCGCAGGTCTGGGCTCACGCCCTGCGGACGCGGAGGCTTTCGCGAAAGCCATCATGACCACCGACACGAAGCTCAAGGTCTCGCAGGGCTGCGTAGAGGACGGCGCAAACAGCGTCCATATCTTTGGCACCTGCAAGGGCGCAGGCATGATTGGCCCGCAGCTCGGTCCGCCGCACGCGACCATGCTCGTCTATCTCTTCACCGATCTAGCCATCGGCGCGGAAGATCTCCGCGGTCTGCTGGGACCTGCCGTCGAAAGCAGCTTTAACTCCATCTCGGTCGATGGCGATACCTCCACCAACGACACCGTTCTTCTTTTAGCAAGCGGAGCAAGCAGTGTGAACTGGGACGCAGCAAGCACCGCCGTCCGGTCTTCTTTCACCAAGGAATTGCAGCGGGTCTGCGATGAACTTGCACACGCCGTCATCGACGATGGCGAAGGCGCCACGCACGTCGTCACCCTCGACATCACCAGCGCCCGCTCCAACACGGAAGCCAAGACAATTGCAAAGTCCATCGCGCACTCGCCCCTCTGCAAAACAGCGTGGTCCAGCGCCGATCCTAACTGGGGTCGCCTCCTGGCCGCAGCAGGTTACAGTGGTGTTGAATTCGATTTAGAAAAAGTTCGGATCACCATTGAGGGCCTTCCTGTCTTCGAAAACGGTGTGAGAGCAGAGGCCTTTGACGAGGCCGCCACCCACGCCGTCATGCGGGAGCGGGAATACACCATTTCCATCGATATGGGACAGGGTGACGGGAGCTGTCGCTTTTTAACCTGCGATTTAACCGTGGAATATGTCCACATCAACGCGGACTACTCCACCTAA